One Streptomyces sp. SAI-135 DNA segment encodes these proteins:
- a CDS encoding bifunctional diguanylate cyclase/phosphodiesterase — translation MEPTESAAPDSRLRRLTGAWRTSRWAGRPSEHPGAERRAAGQYTAAGHPGAAQRTAERAAGVPDPGPDRHLSWPALPTAVVAAAGFVLGAGFYRAFTGGHALFPSGTVGWSLAVLTGVIVGHLVALGRARWWGGTGSGAALTLAVLLLYGWVPAGMVSLTVVLLVGIARRHRWRQGILHGAVDILGIAAGAVVLAVFGQSPSVETPWNPDTWTFYTGPEVIMVAVGYLAVTRALGWYLHSSRHAGLPTVARTALVRQGLVAVALLGIAPLVCVVAAAKPVLLPLFAIPLIALDSTLWMARARAEEQLRDPLTGLPNRQWLLERIWSALDDAERIGARSALMLIDLDRFRSVNDTLGHLAGDRLLLQIADRLRIALPRGAEAARLGGDEFAVLLPVADSTTSATRVARNLVAALSSPLDLDGLTLVLEASAGVAVFPDHAVDAEGLLRRADVAMYQAKRDRTGVEVYESKRDSNTPDRLGLLGDLRRALDAHEVQLHYQPKVRFDGQVAGLEALVRWVHPERGKVPPDEFIAIAESSGLMPHLTEYVLDTALAQVAEWRAQGLHVPVAVNVSPRDVHTPGFAGSVAARLARHGVPAGALQLEITEHVLLEDPSRAADTLAALTGHGVKMSLDDFGTGYSSLVHLRRLPVSELKIDRSFVAKLAVDTEDAEIVRCTVDLAHSLGLLVVAEGVEDDETWERLRDMGCDAVQGWLVAAAMPPEETTAWLLARGSRGWQRPRAALPAAE, via the coding sequence TGGAACCGACCGAGAGCGCTGCCCCGGACTCACGGCTGCGCCGGCTCACCGGCGCGTGGCGGACCAGCCGGTGGGCCGGGCGGCCTTCGGAGCATCCGGGCGCGGAGCGCCGTGCCGCCGGACAGTACACCGCGGCCGGTCACCCCGGTGCCGCACAGCGCACCGCCGAGCGCGCCGCCGGTGTGCCGGACCCGGGGCCCGACCGTCATCTGTCCTGGCCCGCACTGCCCACCGCGGTCGTCGCGGCGGCCGGATTCGTCCTGGGCGCGGGCTTCTACCGGGCGTTCACCGGCGGTCACGCGCTCTTCCCGTCCGGCACCGTCGGCTGGTCGCTGGCCGTGCTGACCGGTGTCATCGTCGGCCATCTGGTCGCCCTCGGCCGGGCCCGCTGGTGGGGCGGCACCGGATCGGGCGCCGCCCTGACCCTCGCCGTCCTGCTGCTGTACGGCTGGGTGCCGGCCGGCATGGTCAGCCTCACCGTCGTGCTGCTGGTCGGCATAGCCCGGCGCCACCGCTGGCGGCAGGGCATCCTGCACGGCGCGGTGGACATCCTCGGCATAGCCGCCGGCGCCGTGGTCCTCGCCGTGTTCGGCCAGTCCCCGTCCGTCGAGACCCCCTGGAACCCCGACACCTGGACCTTCTACACCGGCCCCGAGGTGATCATGGTCGCCGTGGGCTATCTCGCGGTCACCCGGGCCCTCGGCTGGTACCTGCACTCCTCCCGCCACGCCGGTCTGCCGACCGTCGCCCGCACCGCCCTGGTCAGACAGGGCCTGGTCGCGGTGGCCCTGCTCGGCATCGCCCCGCTGGTCTGCGTGGTCGCGGCCGCCAAGCCGGTGCTGCTCCCGCTGTTCGCGATCCCGCTCATCGCGCTCGACTCCACCCTGTGGATGGCCCGCGCCCGCGCCGAGGAACAACTGCGCGACCCGCTGACCGGACTGCCCAACCGGCAGTGGCTCCTGGAGCGCATCTGGTCCGCCCTGGACGACGCCGAGCGCATCGGCGCCCGGTCCGCCCTGATGCTCATCGACCTCGACCGCTTCCGCTCGGTCAACGACACCCTGGGCCACCTCGCCGGTGACCGGCTGCTCCTCCAGATCGCCGACCGGCTGCGGATCGCCCTGCCGCGCGGGGCGGAGGCGGCACGGCTCGGCGGCGACGAGTTCGCCGTCTTACTGCCGGTCGCCGACTCCACGACCTCCGCGACCCGGGTCGCCCGCAACCTGGTCGCCGCCCTCAGCTCCCCGCTCGACCTCGACGGGCTCACCCTCGTCCTGGAGGCCAGCGCCGGCGTCGCCGTCTTCCCCGACCACGCCGTGGACGCGGAAGGGCTGCTGCGGCGGGCGGACGTGGCGATGTACCAGGCCAAGCGGGACCGTACGGGAGTGGAGGTCTACGAGTCCAAGCGGGACTCCAACACCCCCGACCGCCTCGGCCTGCTCGGCGATCTGCGCCGGGCCCTGGACGCCCACGAGGTGCAGCTGCACTACCAGCCCAAGGTCCGCTTCGACGGACAGGTCGCCGGCCTGGAGGCGCTGGTGCGCTGGGTGCACCCGGAGCGCGGGAAGGTGCCGCCGGACGAGTTCATCGCCATCGCCGAGTCGTCCGGGCTGATGCCCCACCTCACCGAGTACGTCCTCGACACCGCCCTCGCCCAGGTCGCCGAGTGGCGGGCCCAGGGTCTGCACGTCCCGGTGGCGGTCAACGTCTCCCCGCGGGACGTCCACACCCCGGGCTTCGCCGGCTCGGTCGCCGCGCGTCTCGCCCGGCACGGCGTCCCGGCGGGCGCGCTCCAGCTGGAGATCACCGAGCACGTCCTGCTGGAGGACCCCTCCCGGGCCGCGGACACCCTGGCCGCGCTGACCGGGCACGGCGTGAAGATGTCCCTGGACGACTTCGGCACCGGCTACTCCTCCCTGGTCCACCTGCGCCGCCTCCCGGTCAGCGAGCTGAAGATCGACCGCTCCTTCGTCGCCAAGCTGGCCGTCGACACCGAGGACGCGGAGATCGTCCGCTGCACGGTCGACCTCGCCCACTCGCTGGGCCTCCTGGTCGTCGCCGAGGGCGTCGAGGACGACGAGACCTGGGAGCGGCTGCGCGACATGGGCTGCGACGCCGTACAGGGCTGGCTGGTCGCGGCGGCGATGCCACCGGAGGAGACGACGGCGTGGCTGCTGGCGCGGGGGTCGCGGGGCTGGCAGCGGCCGAGGGCAGCGCTGCCTGCGGCGGAGTGA
- the gatC gene encoding Asp-tRNA(Asn)/Glu-tRNA(Gln) amidotransferase subunit GatC, with translation MPGITREEVAHLARLARLELKPEELEHFAGQLDDIIGAVARVSEVADQDVPPTSHPLPLTNVMRADEVRPSLTPEQALSGAPAQEQQRFKVPQILGED, from the coding sequence ATGCCTGGCATCACGCGCGAGGAGGTCGCCCACCTCGCACGGCTGGCGCGTCTGGAGCTGAAGCCCGAAGAGCTCGAGCACTTCGCAGGACAGCTGGACGACATCATCGGCGCGGTCGCACGCGTCAGTGAGGTCGCCGACCAAGACGTACCGCCGACCTCGCACCCGCTCCCGCTGACGAACGTCATGCGGGCGGACGAGGTCCGTCCGTCGCTCACCCCCGAGCAGGCGCTCTCCGGCGCCCCGGCCCAGGAGCAGCAGCGTTTCAAGGTGCCGCAGATCCTGGGGGAGGACTAA
- the gatA gene encoding Asp-tRNA(Asn)/Glu-tRNA(Gln) amidotransferase subunit GatA, giving the protein MTDIIKLTAAETAEKIASGELTAVQVAEAHLARIEAVDEKVHAFLHVDREGALAQARAVDEKRERGEKLGPLAGVPLALKDIFTTEGIPTTVGSKILEGWIPPYDATLTKRLKAADVVILGKTNMDEFAMGSSTENSAYGPTGNPWDLTRIPGGSGGGSSAALAAHMAPLAIGTDTGGSIRQPAAVTGTVGVKPTYGAVSRYGMVAFSSSLDQGGPCARTVLDAALLHEVIAGHDPMDSTSIDAPVPPVVEAARNGSVEGMRVGVVKQFRGEGYQAGVIQRFDESVALLKDLGAEIVELDCPSFDLALSAYYLIAPSECSSNLARFDGLRYGLRTGDDGTHSAEEVTSLTREAGFGPEVKRRIMLGTYALSSGYYDAYYGSAQKVRTLITRDFEKAFEQVDVIVSPTTPTTAFPIGERADDPMAMYLADLCTIPTNLAGNSAMSLPCGLAPEDNLPVGLQIIAPALKDDRLYKVGAAVEAAFVERWGHPLLEEAPSL; this is encoded by the coding sequence ATGACGGACATCATCAAGCTCACGGCCGCCGAGACCGCCGAGAAGATCGCCTCCGGCGAGCTCACCGCGGTCCAGGTCGCCGAGGCCCACCTGGCCCGTATCGAAGCCGTCGACGAGAAGGTGCACGCCTTCCTGCACGTCGACCGCGAGGGCGCGCTCGCGCAGGCCCGCGCCGTCGACGAGAAGCGGGAGAGGGGCGAGAAGCTCGGCCCGCTCGCCGGCGTCCCGCTCGCGCTGAAGGACATCTTCACCACCGAGGGCATCCCGACGACCGTCGGCTCCAAGATCCTCGAGGGCTGGATCCCGCCGTACGACGCGACCCTCACCAAGCGGCTGAAGGCCGCCGACGTCGTCATCCTCGGCAAGACCAACATGGACGAGTTCGCCATGGGGTCGTCGACGGAGAACAGCGCCTACGGGCCCACCGGCAACCCCTGGGACCTCACCCGGATCCCCGGCGGCTCCGGCGGCGGCTCCTCCGCCGCGCTGGCCGCGCACATGGCGCCCCTCGCCATCGGCACCGACACCGGCGGCTCCATCCGCCAGCCGGCCGCCGTCACCGGCACGGTCGGCGTCAAGCCGACGTACGGGGCGGTCTCCCGCTACGGCATGGTCGCCTTCTCGTCCTCCCTCGACCAGGGCGGCCCCTGCGCCCGTACGGTCCTGGACGCGGCCCTCCTCCACGAGGTCATCGCCGGGCACGACCCGATGGACTCGACCTCGATCGACGCCCCCGTCCCGCCGGTCGTCGAGGCCGCCCGCAACGGCAGCGTCGAAGGCATGCGCGTCGGTGTCGTCAAGCAGTTCCGCGGCGAGGGCTACCAGGCCGGCGTCATCCAGCGCTTCGACGAGTCCGTGGCGCTGTTGAAGGACCTCGGAGCCGAGATCGTCGAGCTGGACTGCCCGTCCTTCGACCTGGCGCTGTCCGCGTACTACCTCATCGCGCCCTCCGAGTGCTCCTCCAACCTCGCCCGCTTCGACGGCCTGCGCTACGGCCTGCGGACCGGCGACGACGGCACGCATTCCGCCGAGGAGGTCACCTCCCTCACCCGTGAGGCGGGCTTCGGCCCCGAGGTCAAGCGCCGGATCATGCTCGGCACGTACGCGCTGAGCTCCGGCTACTACGACGCGTACTACGGCAGCGCCCAGAAGGTCCGCACGCTCATCACGCGGGACTTCGAGAAGGCCTTCGAGCAGGTCGACGTGATCGTCTCCCCGACGACCCCGACCACCGCCTTCCCGATCGGCGAGCGCGCCGACGACCCGATGGCGATGTACCTGGCCGACCTGTGCACCATCCCGACCAACCTGGCGGGCAACTCGGCCATGTCGCTGCCGTGCGGTCTCGCCCCGGAGGACAACCTCCCGGTCGGTCTGCAGATCATCGCCCCGGCCCTGAAGGACGACCGTCTCTACAAGGTCGGCGCCGCCGTCGAGGCCGCCTTCGTGGAAAGGTGGGGCCACCCGCTCCTGGAGGAGGCACCGTCGCTGTGA